From Vulpes vulpes isolate BD-2025 chromosome 7, VulVul3, whole genome shotgun sequence, one genomic window encodes:
- the CEP41 gene encoding centrosomal protein of 41 kDa isoform X2 translates to MSVRRHIGNPEYLTKRIPQNPRYQHIKSRLDTGSSITKYTEKLEEIKKNYRYRKDELFKRLKVTTFAQLVIQVASLSDQTLEVTAEEIQRLEDNDSATSEPDGEVGARTNGKGSPGEQSPSPVQFITSAGAGDSSRSTLQSVISGVGELDLDKGLVKKAEPNTKDKPYPDCPFLLLDVRDRDSYQQCHIIGAYTYPIATLSRTMNPYSNDILEYKNAHGKVIILYDDDERLASQAATTMCERGFENLFMLSGGLKVLAQKFPEGLITGSLPASCQQALPPGSARKRSSPKVPPPPAENKWRFTPEDLKKIEYYLEEDQGPTDNPSRLSQANASGRDSKAPGTRSSQTLLAGGPGGPPNARSLSSGHLQGKPWK, encoded by the exons tatCTGACCAAAAGAATACCACAAAACCCAAGGTATCAGCATATAAAGTCAAGACTGGATACTG GTAGCAGTATAACTAAATACACTGAGAAGCTAGAAGAGATCAAAAAAA ATTATAGATACAGAAAGGATGAGCTCTTCAAGAGACTAAAAGTTACAACCTTTGCCCAGCTG GTCATTCAAGTTGCTTCCCTATCTGATCAAACACTGGAAGTGACAGCTGAAGAGATTCAAAGGCTAGAAG ACAATGACTCTGCTACTTCAGAGCCGGATGGGGAAGTCGGTGCCAGGACCAATGGGAAAGGGAGCCCCGGGGAGCAGTCGCCAAGCCCCGTGCAGTTCATAACCAGTGCGGGAGCTGGAGATTCCAGTCGCTCGACCCTGCAGAG CGTCATCAGTGGTGTTGGGGAACTGGATCTAGACAAAGGGCTAGTGAAGAAAGCAGAGCCCAACACCAAAGACAAACCTTATCCCGACTGCCCCTTCCTGCTACTAGATGTGCGAGACAGAGATTCTTACCAGCAGTGCCACATTATTGGAG cTTACACTTACCCAATTGCAACTCTGTCTAGAACAATGAACCCTTATTCAAATGACATTCTTGAATAT AAAAATGCCCACGGCAAGGTCATCATTCTGTACGACGACGACGAGAGGCTGGCCAGCCAGGCAGCCACCACCATGTGTGAGCGGGGATTTGAAAACCTCTTCATGCTTTCTGGAG GTCTAAAAGTCTTAGCTCAGAAATTCCCAGAAGGACTGATTACGGGTTCCCTGCCAGCATCTTGCCAGCAGGCCCTTCCTCCTGGCTCTGCCCGGAAACGATCCAGCCCCAAAGTGCCGCCCCCACCAGCTGAGAACAAGTGGAGATTTACCCCAGAAGACTTAAAAAAGATAGAATATTACCTGGAAGAGGATCAGGGTCCTACGGACAATCCAA GCCGGCTGAGCCAAGCTAACGCCTCCGGAAGAGACTCCAAGGCTCCAGGCACCCGCAGCAGTCAGACCCTCCTGGCCGGGGGCCCTGGCGGCCCCCCGAATGCCCGCTCGCTCAGCAGTGGCCACCTGCAAGGCAAACCCTGGAAGTAA
- the CEP41 gene encoding centrosomal protein of 41 kDa isoform X3 — protein sequence MSVRRHIGNPEYLTKRIPQNPRYQHIKSRLDTDYRYRKDELFKRLKVTTFAQLVIQVASLSDQTLEVTAEEIQRLEDNDSATSEPDGEVGARTNGKGSPGEQSPSPVQFITSAGAGDSSRSTLQSVISGVGELDLDKGLVKKAEPNTKDKPYPDCPFLLLDVRDRDSYQQCHIIGAYTYPIATLSRTMNPYSNDILEYKNAHGKVIILYDDDERLASQAATTMCERGFENLFMLSGGLKVLAQKFPEGLITGSLPASCQQALPPGSARKRSSPKVPPPPAENKWRFTPEDLKKIEYYLEEDQGPTDNPSRLSQANASGRDSKAPGTRSSQTLLAGGPGGPPNARSLSSGHLQGKPWK from the exons tatCTGACCAAAAGAATACCACAAAACCCAAGGTATCAGCATATAAAGTCAAGACTGGATACTG ATTATAGATACAGAAAGGATGAGCTCTTCAAGAGACTAAAAGTTACAACCTTTGCCCAGCTG GTCATTCAAGTTGCTTCCCTATCTGATCAAACACTGGAAGTGACAGCTGAAGAGATTCAAAGGCTAGAAG ACAATGACTCTGCTACTTCAGAGCCGGATGGGGAAGTCGGTGCCAGGACCAATGGGAAAGGGAGCCCCGGGGAGCAGTCGCCAAGCCCCGTGCAGTTCATAACCAGTGCGGGAGCTGGAGATTCCAGTCGCTCGACCCTGCAGAG CGTCATCAGTGGTGTTGGGGAACTGGATCTAGACAAAGGGCTAGTGAAGAAAGCAGAGCCCAACACCAAAGACAAACCTTATCCCGACTGCCCCTTCCTGCTACTAGATGTGCGAGACAGAGATTCTTACCAGCAGTGCCACATTATTGGAG cTTACACTTACCCAATTGCAACTCTGTCTAGAACAATGAACCCTTATTCAAATGACATTCTTGAATAT AAAAATGCCCACGGCAAGGTCATCATTCTGTACGACGACGACGAGAGGCTGGCCAGCCAGGCAGCCACCACCATGTGTGAGCGGGGATTTGAAAACCTCTTCATGCTTTCTGGAG GTCTAAAAGTCTTAGCTCAGAAATTCCCAGAAGGACTGATTACGGGTTCCCTGCCAGCATCTTGCCAGCAGGCCCTTCCTCCTGGCTCTGCCCGGAAACGATCCAGCCCCAAAGTGCCGCCCCCACCAGCTGAGAACAAGTGGAGATTTACCCCAGAAGACTTAAAAAAGATAGAATATTACCTGGAAGAGGATCAGGGTCCTACGGACAATCCAA GCCGGCTGAGCCAAGCTAACGCCTCCGGAAGAGACTCCAAGGCTCCAGGCACCCGCAGCAGTCAGACCCTCCTGGCCGGGGGCCCTGGCGGCCCCCCGAATGCCCGCTCGCTCAGCAGTGGCCACCTGCAAGGCAAACCCTGGAAGTAA
- the CEP41 gene encoding centrosomal protein of 41 kDa isoform X4, producing MSVRRHIGNPEYLTKRIPQNPRYQHIKSRLDTDNDSATSEPDGEVGARTNGKGSPGEQSPSPVQFITSAGAGDSSRSTLQSVISGVGELDLDKGLVKKAEPNTKDKPYPDCPFLLLDVRDRDSYQQCHIIGAYTYPIATLSRTMNPYSNDILEYKNAHGKVIILYDDDERLASQAATTMCERGFENLFMLSGGLKVLAQKFPEGLITGSLPASCQQALPPGSARKRSSPKVPPPPAENKWRFTPEDLKKIEYYLEEDQGPTDNPSRLSQANASGRDSKAPGTRSSQTLLAGGPGGPPNARSLSSGHLQGKPWK from the exons tatCTGACCAAAAGAATACCACAAAACCCAAGGTATCAGCATATAAAGTCAAGACTGGATACTG ACAATGACTCTGCTACTTCAGAGCCGGATGGGGAAGTCGGTGCCAGGACCAATGGGAAAGGGAGCCCCGGGGAGCAGTCGCCAAGCCCCGTGCAGTTCATAACCAGTGCGGGAGCTGGAGATTCCAGTCGCTCGACCCTGCAGAG CGTCATCAGTGGTGTTGGGGAACTGGATCTAGACAAAGGGCTAGTGAAGAAAGCAGAGCCCAACACCAAAGACAAACCTTATCCCGACTGCCCCTTCCTGCTACTAGATGTGCGAGACAGAGATTCTTACCAGCAGTGCCACATTATTGGAG cTTACACTTACCCAATTGCAACTCTGTCTAGAACAATGAACCCTTATTCAAATGACATTCTTGAATAT AAAAATGCCCACGGCAAGGTCATCATTCTGTACGACGACGACGAGAGGCTGGCCAGCCAGGCAGCCACCACCATGTGTGAGCGGGGATTTGAAAACCTCTTCATGCTTTCTGGAG GTCTAAAAGTCTTAGCTCAGAAATTCCCAGAAGGACTGATTACGGGTTCCCTGCCAGCATCTTGCCAGCAGGCCCTTCCTCCTGGCTCTGCCCGGAAACGATCCAGCCCCAAAGTGCCGCCCCCACCAGCTGAGAACAAGTGGAGATTTACCCCAGAAGACTTAAAAAAGATAGAATATTACCTGGAAGAGGATCAGGGTCCTACGGACAATCCAA GCCGGCTGAGCCAAGCTAACGCCTCCGGAAGAGACTCCAAGGCTCCAGGCACCCGCAGCAGTCAGACCCTCCTGGCCGGGGGCCCTGGCGGCCCCCCGAATGCCCGCTCGCTCAGCAGTGGCCACCTGCAAGGCAAACCCTGGAAGTAA
- the CEP41 gene encoding centrosomal protein of 41 kDa isoform X1: MGLEEEFVVPTPEIHLVTSQVNPSLKNLEITFDSSWSLVLLRPHRRFHCLSRQGSGLPAALTAIMSLSFWKGTVWLLGDTASCCLLLIQKVCVFRWGSSITKYTEKLEEIKKNYRYRKDELFKRLKVTTFAQLVIQVASLSDQTLEVTAEEIQRLEDNDSATSEPDGEVGARTNGKGSPGEQSPSPVQFITSAGAGDSSRSTLQSVISGVGELDLDKGLVKKAEPNTKDKPYPDCPFLLLDVRDRDSYQQCHIIGAYTYPIATLSRTMNPYSNDILEYKNAHGKVIILYDDDERLASQAATTMCERGFENLFMLSGGLKVLAQKFPEGLITGSLPASCQQALPPGSARKRSSPKVPPPPAENKWRFTPEDLKKIEYYLEEDQGPTDNPSRLSQANASGRDSKAPGTRSSQTLLAGGPGGPPNARSLSSGHLQGKPWK, from the exons ATGGGCCTTGAGGAAGAATTCGTGGTTCCCACTCCAGAGATCCATCTGGTCACCTCTCAGGTCAATCCAAGCCTAAAGAATCTAGAAATCACATTTGATTCTTCTTGGTCTTTGGTGCTATTAAGACCTCATAGGCGTTTTCATTGTCTCTCTCGACAAGGCTCAGGCCTTCCAGCAGCCCTGACTGCCATCATGTCTCTGAGCTTTTGGAAGGGCACAGTCTGGCTCTTGGGCGACACTGCATCCTGCTGTCTCCTCCTGATCCAGAAAGTGTGTGTTTTCAGATGGG GTAGCAGTATAACTAAATACACTGAGAAGCTAGAAGAGATCAAAAAAA ATTATAGATACAGAAAGGATGAGCTCTTCAAGAGACTAAAAGTTACAACCTTTGCCCAGCTG GTCATTCAAGTTGCTTCCCTATCTGATCAAACACTGGAAGTGACAGCTGAAGAGATTCAAAGGCTAGAAG ACAATGACTCTGCTACTTCAGAGCCGGATGGGGAAGTCGGTGCCAGGACCAATGGGAAAGGGAGCCCCGGGGAGCAGTCGCCAAGCCCCGTGCAGTTCATAACCAGTGCGGGAGCTGGAGATTCCAGTCGCTCGACCCTGCAGAG CGTCATCAGTGGTGTTGGGGAACTGGATCTAGACAAAGGGCTAGTGAAGAAAGCAGAGCCCAACACCAAAGACAAACCTTATCCCGACTGCCCCTTCCTGCTACTAGATGTGCGAGACAGAGATTCTTACCAGCAGTGCCACATTATTGGAG cTTACACTTACCCAATTGCAACTCTGTCTAGAACAATGAACCCTTATTCAAATGACATTCTTGAATAT AAAAATGCCCACGGCAAGGTCATCATTCTGTACGACGACGACGAGAGGCTGGCCAGCCAGGCAGCCACCACCATGTGTGAGCGGGGATTTGAAAACCTCTTCATGCTTTCTGGAG GTCTAAAAGTCTTAGCTCAGAAATTCCCAGAAGGACTGATTACGGGTTCCCTGCCAGCATCTTGCCAGCAGGCCCTTCCTCCTGGCTCTGCCCGGAAACGATCCAGCCCCAAAGTGCCGCCCCCACCAGCTGAGAACAAGTGGAGATTTACCCCAGAAGACTTAAAAAAGATAGAATATTACCTGGAAGAGGATCAGGGTCCTACGGACAATCCAA GCCGGCTGAGCCAAGCTAACGCCTCCGGAAGAGACTCCAAGGCTCCAGGCACCCGCAGCAGTCAGACCCTCCTGGCCGGGGGCCCTGGCGGCCCCCCGAATGCCCGCTCGCTCAGCAGTGGCCACCTGCAAGGCAAACCCTGGAAGTAA